In Stieleria varia, one genomic interval encodes:
- a CDS encoding arabinan endo-1,5-alpha-L-arabinosidase — MRDAKGTVRFSMEDGSLTRYVVRVEGKLLDDAQIRDVWRQTTVDLTDIGSAKLDLPNGASEVLDRPIAKPEPRLSDAEAPKLLSQRGPRVFADIPDWVTEVVPDQRGHFWAPDVIQLGDRYLLYYSEHNYAVSA, encoded by the coding sequence GTGCGTGATGCAAAGGGTACTGTTCGCTTCTCAATGGAGGATGGCTCGCTGACCAGGTATGTGGTGCGGGTCGAGGGTAAGCTCCTCGATGACGCTCAAATCCGAGACGTTTGGCGGCAGACCACGGTTGACCTGACCGACATCGGCTCAGCAAAACTTGACTTGCCAAATGGGGCATCCGAAGTGCTCGACCGTCCGATCGCGAAACCAGAACCACGACTCTCCGATGCCGAGGCGCCCAAGCTACTGAGCCAGCGTGGCCCTCGCGTCTTTGCGGATATTCCAGACTGGGTAACGGAGGTGGTTCCAGATCAACGCGGCCACTTTTGGGCGCCCGACGTGATCCAACTCGGCGATCGCTATTTGCTCTACTACTCCGAGCACAACTATGCCGTATCTGCTTGA